GTACTCCGGTAACCGGTAGCAGACCCATGGTCACGCCGATATTGATGAATGTCTGGTAGGCGATCCAGATCATGACCCCGCTAACAAATATGTTCGAGAATCGGTTGCGCGTTTCTTTTGCCAGG
This portion of the candidate division WOR-3 bacterium genome encodes:
- a CDS encoding FtsW/RodA/SpoVE family cell cycle protein, whose translation is LAKETRNRFSNIFVSGVMIWIAYQTFINIGVTMGLLPVTGVPLPFISSGGSALLACFMAIGICLSISKTKMAY